In Pseudomonas sp. DNDY-54, a genomic segment contains:
- a CDS encoding uroporphyrinogen-III synthase: MSAWRLLLTRPAEECVALAAALSDVGIHSASVPLLAIEPLSETAEQRAAMLELDRYCAVVVVSKPAARLGLARLKRYWPQPPAGQAWFSVGAATGAILKEHGLNAYWPDVGDDSEALLALPRLAEALDVTSPRVLILRGEGGRELIAETLHQRGVLVDKLELYRRYLPDYPPGILAQTLRSERLNAVVVSSGQGLQSLRELAGSDWTALRELPLFVPSPRVAEMATTLGAKIIVDCRGAGTAALLAALREHPEPAS, encoded by the coding sequence GTGAGCGCGTGGCGGCTGCTGCTGACGCGTCCCGCCGAGGAGTGCGTCGCGCTGGCTGCAGCCCTTTCCGATGTCGGTATCCATAGCGCCAGCGTGCCGCTGCTGGCCATCGAACCGCTTTCTGAAACGGCTGAACAACGCGCGGCGATGCTTGAGTTGGATCGCTACTGTGCCGTGGTCGTGGTGAGCAAGCCGGCCGCCAGGCTGGGGTTGGCGCGCCTCAAGCGCTACTGGCCGCAGCCGCCAGCCGGTCAAGCCTGGTTCAGCGTTGGGGCCGCAACCGGCGCCATCCTGAAAGAGCACGGTCTGAATGCCTACTGGCCCGATGTTGGGGATGATAGCGAGGCGCTGCTGGCCTTGCCGCGCCTCGCAGAGGCGCTTGATGTGACGAGTCCACGCGTGCTGATTCTGCGGGGCGAGGGTGGTCGTGAGCTCATTGCCGAGACGCTTCATCAACGAGGCGTTCTGGTGGACAAGCTTGAATTGTATCGACGCTACCTGCCGGATTATCCCCCCGGAATTCTGGCTCAAACGCTTCGCTCTGAACGGCTGAACGCGGTGGTGGTCAGCAGTGGGCAGGGTTTGCAGTCTTTGCGCGAGCTGGCGGGATCTGATTGGACCGCATTGCGTGAGCTACCCTTGTTCGTACCCAGCCCTCGTGTCGCCGAGATGGCGACTACCTTGGGTGCCAAAATAATAGTGGATTGCCGTGGTGCCGGAACCGCGGCTTTGCTAGCGGCGTTACGGGAACATCCCGAGCCCGCTTCCTAA
- a CDS encoding uroporphyrinogen-III C-methyltransferase: MSEVDSDKAAQQPSGSDPAIVKKPVNTEPPKDSKTPPKTPPPTSPSAGASDARGGGKAMAGLALLVGLAGLAAGGYSVWQTQQLAGQESQQLNAAQAAREQTQQLEQRSQQLASRLGKLEQLPSAEQLEERRRLLSALQSDQQRLSGRVEQVLGASREQWRLAEAEHLLRMAMLRLSAMQDVNSAESLLAEADLILRKQDDPGAYGARQKLLEGLEALRSLPELDRTGLFLQLGALRNQASQLSGLAPEFENGVSQSETQGASGWKTWLDELTRYVRIDFNAGTDVKPLLAGQSLAQVRLALSLAIEQAQWAVLNGNEEVYRQSLDQAARLIEGHFSEDNGQSRGLRDRIKQLVPRQVSVELPDLTPALQALQAYVQKRESPEAEEPEATERAERGERPEEEAPQPAEPDQAAEEGQRT; encoded by the coding sequence GTGAGCGAAGTAGACTCCGATAAGGCAGCGCAGCAACCATCGGGCAGCGATCCCGCCATCGTCAAAAAGCCCGTCAATACAGAGCCTCCGAAGGATTCGAAGACGCCGCCCAAGACGCCGCCACCTACCTCGCCCTCTGCCGGCGCATCCGACGCCCGTGGCGGCGGCAAGGCGATGGCTGGCCTGGCGCTGCTGGTCGGCCTGGCCGGTTTGGCTGCTGGCGGCTACAGCGTCTGGCAGACCCAGCAGCTCGCCGGGCAGGAGAGTCAACAGCTCAATGCGGCGCAGGCAGCACGTGAGCAAACTCAACAGTTGGAGCAGCGCAGTCAGCAACTGGCCAGCCGTCTTGGGAAGCTCGAGCAGCTACCCTCCGCAGAGCAGCTGGAGGAACGGCGCCGACTGCTTTCAGCATTGCAAAGCGATCAGCAACGCTTGTCGGGCCGGGTCGAGCAAGTGCTCGGCGCCAGCCGTGAACAGTGGCGTTTAGCCGAGGCGGAGCACCTGTTGCGCATGGCTATGTTGCGTCTGTCAGCGATGCAGGATGTGAACAGTGCTGAATCACTGCTCGCCGAAGCCGACCTTATCCTGCGTAAGCAGGACGATCCGGGCGCGTACGGCGCGCGGCAGAAGCTACTGGAGGGGCTCGAAGCATTGCGCAGCCTGCCGGAGCTGGACCGCACCGGGCTGTTCCTGCAGTTGGGCGCGTTGCGCAATCAGGCGAGTCAGCTCAGCGGTCTGGCACCGGAGTTCGAAAACGGGGTGAGCCAGTCCGAGACGCAGGGTGCCAGCGGTTGGAAGACGTGGCTGGACGAGCTGACGCGCTATGTGCGAATCGATTTCAACGCGGGCACCGATGTCAAGCCACTGCTTGCCGGCCAGAGCCTGGCGCAGGTACGGCTTGCCTTGTCGTTGGCCATCGAGCAGGCGCAGTGGGCAGTGCTCAACGGCAACGAAGAGGTGTATCGGCAATCGCTGGATCAGGCTGCCCGCCTGATCGAAGGTCATTTCAGCGAGGACAACGGCCAGAGCCGTGGATTGCGTGACCGCATCAAGCAGCTAGTGCCGCGCCAAGTCTCGGTCGAGTTGCCTGATCTCACGCCAGCATTGCAGGCCCTGCAGGCCTACGTACAAAAACGCGAGTCTCCAGAGGCGGAGGAACCTGAGGCAACCGAACGTGCCGAACGCGGCGAGCGTCCCGAAGAAGAAGCTCCGCAGCCGGCCGAGCCTGATCAGGCAGCTGAAGAGGGGCAGCGCACATGA